Below is a window of Macadamia integrifolia cultivar HAES 741 chromosome 8, SCU_Mint_v3, whole genome shotgun sequence DNA.
atTCAATATCTACGAAAATGGGAAAAGGTTTTCTGAGCCATCAGTGGAGCGTACGCTAGCACCTCCTCCCTCTATGTCTCTtctcttcacatgaaatgactttaTTGTCCTTTATATCTATAAACTATTTAATCGAGCCTCATTGGTTCACTTTTGTATGCCGTTTGCTGATCGAACCCTCTCCGAGGAACAAATTCATATCATGACAAATGTTAGGCATTTCGAAAGAAATTAACTTTGACCATTTAAAAATATTTCACGAGAAGAAAAAGTTGAGTTTACCTTGAGGGATGTTATTTTCCATAGGGTAGTttgtgaaacttttttttttttttttttctatNNNNNNNNNNNNNNNNNNNNNNNNNNNNNNNNNNNNNNNNNNNNNNNNNNNNNNNNNNNNNNNNNNNNNNNNNNNNNNNNNNNNNNNNNNNNNNNNNNNNNNNNNNNNNNNNNNNNNNNNNNNNNNNNNNNNNNNNNNNNNNNNNNNNNNNNNNNNNNNNNNNNNNNNNNNNNNNNNNNNNNNNNNNNNNNNNNNNNNNNNNNNNNNNNNNNNNNNNNNNNNNNNNNNNNNNNNNNNNNNNNNNNNNNNNNNNNNNNNNNNNNNNNNNNNNNNNNNNNNNNNNNNNNNNNNNNNNNNNNNNNNNNNNNNNNNNNNNNNNNNNNNNNNNNNNNNNNNNNNNNNNNNNNNNNNNNNNNNNNNNNNNNNNNNNNNNNNNNNNNNNNNNNNNNNNNNNNNNNNNNNNNNNNNNNNNNNNNNNNNNNNNNNNNNNNNNNNNNNNNNNNNNNNNNNNNNNNNNNNNNNNNNNNNNNNNNNNNNNNNNNNNNNNNNNNNNNNNNNNNNNNNNNNNNNNNNNNNNNNNNNNNNNNNNNNNNNNNNNNNNNNNNNNNNNNNNNNNNNNNNNNNNNNNNNNNNNNNNNNNNNNNNNNNNNNNNNNNNNNNNNNNNNNNNNNNNNNNNNNNNNNNNNNNNNNNNNNNNNNNNNNNNNNNNNNNNNNNNNNNNNNNNNNNNNNNNNNNNNNNNNNNNNNNNNNNNNNNNNNNNNNNNNNNNNNNNNNNNNNNNNNNNNNNNNNNNNNNNNNNNNNNNNNNNNNNNNNNNNNNNNNNNNNNNNNNNNNNNNNNNNNNNNNNNNNNNNNNNNNNNNNNNNNNNNNNNNNNNNNNNNNNNNNNNNNNNNNNNNNNNNNNNNNNNNNNNNNNNNNNNNNNNNNNNNNNNNNNNNNNNNNNNNNNNNNNNNNNNNNNNNNNNNNNNNNNNNNNNNNNNNNNNNNNNNNNNNNNNNNNNNNNNNNNNNNNNNNNNNNNNNNNNNNNNNNNNNNNNNNNNNNNNNNNNNNNNNNNNNNNNNNNNNNNNNNNNNNNNNNNNNNNNNNNNNNNNNNNNNNNNNNNNNNNNNNNNNNNNNNNNNNNNNNNNNNNNNNNNNNNNNNNNNNNNNNNNNNNNNNNNNNNNNNNNNNNNNNNNNNNNNNNNNNNNNNNNNNNNNNNNNNNNNNNNNNNNNNNNNNNNNNNNNNNNNNNNNNNNNNNNNNNNNNNNNNNNNNNNNNNNNNNNNNNNNNNNNNNNNNNNNNNNNNNNNNNNNNNNAAAACGTTTAATATAATTTGTTTCTATGTGAAATGATATAATAGATTCTATCATTTCACATAGAATTTGCATTTTAAATGACTAGCTTGCCCctatgaaatagaaaatgacaTATATGTAGACACTTCTTTGTGCGTTTTCATTGATTCTAGTGCACATGCTGGAACCACACTCCCCCTAGAGAACACTTCCCCAATATTTTTTAACTTATACATTAATTAATAAAAGAGCacaaatttcaacaaaaaaatcccatttaCTAATGTGTGGATGGAAATATAACATTAGCATGAAATGGTTATGAGAATGACATAATAGACTTTTACAATAAATATTTATATGGACAGGCATTTTCTATCCGAGAGTGGCCTAATGTCCCAGTCCCAATGGGGGTGCGCTCCAGGAGGGTATGGTGGTGATCATGCATCCCTTGTTTATATGGGGTACGGGCTGCTCGAAGACAGAAAACTTTATATTTATGTTTGATCCACTTTTAAAGTGACTCATGCGTGATACATGAATGTGCAGACCCCACGTCCATTGGCCTAAACTTTATATAGTTGAATGGCAACGAATTCATATAGCTAGTACCCATTAATTGGGATAAGTTTAATTGATGAATTGATTCTCATTAAACTAATTTCTTAATTTCACCATGATTAAAGTTATAGGGACCCACTTTCAAAGTGACAGATCACTTAGTTCTTATGAAactaaattcaatttttttgtcGGTAACAATGAAACTACATTCAATTATGATAAAGGTGTAGGGTAATTAAAATGTTAGGAGTTATTTGGTCTATAACCCATTCCATGAGTCAACAAGGAATTCAATTGCCAATGAGGTTCACCACTCTATCTTAGGTTTTATAAACTCATATaaggttttaatttttttttttaaatatcccACTCAAGGCCTACTCGGTGAATGGATTACTGTGGTCATAGGAAAACTCGATcctacaaaaataataataataattacaggATTACCTACTTttggtttccctttacaaaactattcatccaaagtttcagttaacaaaaacacctaaacccaaaaatgggtaatcatataatttttccaaaataatatatataaatgtaaATGAATTTGGCTCCTCTTCAATTAATTGGATGCTCAATTTAAGGGTGTTAATATataactgaaaccgtttatcgaaaaACCAAAATCGATATGTTATAATCGAATCGAACCGCACCGTAGTAAATTGatccggttttggttttataggccataattcctgtttcaaaccaaaccgaattgaaaaACCGATGGTTAACCGGCACCTAGTATCaaagacttaaagtgttttgaatttcgaTGGGTCTCCACgaaaaaatgagagaacaaaaaaagaaaagaacaaagtaCTAACCAagaagggagcttcactttcatacaatcacacttcttgattttctaatttctaggatcatagttaattacttataatatgtgtagtcttttacatagaaaataTATTGTCATTGggcaaaataaatgtatattgtaTTGACtctttagaaaatttaatatatgtaggattcacactagttaggatgcaaaccattttctaaaacaaCACAATTAATCCCATGTAAACCGATTGTGAACTGAATaacaaaaaccaattaaaaaccGCTAAAATCGAAATCGGATGaaaacaattttgatttcaccttattcctatctggtgcggttttggtttcaccttatcaaaatgtaaatcaaaccaaaactgaaccaaataaccaaaaccaCACCGTTTGACACCTGTAGCTCAATTAGTGATCCAAGGGCTGAAGGGACTCTGAACACGCATCCCAAGTACTCAGACGTAGGTACTTAAAACAAGAAGGATATGGAGCCGGTGGGCTCAACCTTGAACCTAGCCCAGTCCAACCTTAGTCTGGGTATTTCTCAAAAGTAACTCAGCCCATAGGCTGGGGCCGCTTGGAAACCCAAATaacagagagagacagaggcaGTGGGTTGCAGGCTTGCAGCAGTAGTAAGAGTGGGGAAAGTGAGAAGATGCACGGCGGTAAGTGTAGCTGCGGTTGATTGCAGAGGGTGCAGTGGAAAAAATTGAACGACTGAGATTACTTTCTCTTCATCTGACGGTCAACAATGTTACTGTGTGTAAGACATCATTTCCCCTCGTTTTGGGGTATacaattctaaaccctaatttgGTAGAAATCTAAACCGtaacttattttttttggtaggatctAAACCATAACTTAGAATTACGATTTGTGAAGAAATTTTGCTGACCTGGTAGTGACACTCATTCTTTCCAGCGCCGTCAGGTCCATGGCTATTGAGCTTACGTGGTACTGTGGTTTACAAAGACGAAGGATTCACGCCACGTTAATGGTTCCTCCAGTCTCTCCTGTTCTCTTTGGCAGATAActtccacagagagagagagcgagagagagagctttGCAGGCTTGCTGCCGCAGGCTTATGGTTGTTCCATCATTTCGATGGGAAGTCTTAATGCACCAATCCTTTCAAAGACTGGATTCTGCTACAAAGTTCCTACTTTCAGACCCAAATCTTTCTCGACAAATCGGGGCAAGATATATGCACTGAAGAGTAACCAAAGCGACTCAAATTTATTTCTGAAAATCCAAATTTCATGTCCTCCATCATTCTCTAATGGCGTCAAGTCGCAAATCTGGTCTCAATTTGGACGAGCCACGAGGCGGCGGAACTCGTTGAGGAAGAAGCTCACTGACGAACAACAACAGGTGCGTGATATTCGTGATTCTTCCAATTTGCAAACCCCGAATGGCATTTCCACTGaaactaatttgaattttggtgaTTCAAAAGATAATAGTTCTGGGGTTCTAGGAGATATAGTTCAGTCTGATACTGTAACAAAACCTGAACTTATTTCTGATTCTGTTTTCTGGAGTAAATTGGAGAATTGGGTCGATCAATATACGAAGGATGAAGAGTTTTGGGGAACTGGGTCTGGTCCTATTTTTACTGTTTTTGAGGATTTGGATGGGAATGTGGAGAGTGttttagttgatgaagatgaaataCTGAGAAGAAGCCGGATTGAACCCCGGTCTTTTGGAAAACCAGAGATGAGGGATCACTCCACTGAGGTAAATTTGAAGATTTCTGGTGCAAATCGTTTAGCCAGGGATATTGAAACTGggaaatataaaatttcaaaaagtaGCTCGATTGCTAAGTTTGTAGTCTCGGGTAAACGATCTGGTTTGGTTGGTAGACTCCTTTTGGATGCTCTTCAGCCCAACTTGTCTAGGAAGATCTCACGTCTTGGATTTGCAATGCTGTGCGGTTCCTTTATGTTTTGGGCAATTCGTAGAGTGCTTATGCCTGGCAATGATGTGGTGGAATTGACCAGGGAGGAGAAGGAAATGCTGAGGAGAAAGATGAAGTCAAGGATGGAGCAAGAGAAGATGATGGCTGGCACTGTTGAAGTGCTCCCTAATGCTCCAGAACCAGTAATGGGATCCACTGACAGGCCTCCGTTGGACAAGCAAGAACTTATGAACAGAATTAAGAAAGCCAAAGCATCAAAAGATAGATTGACATTACTGGATTCGACCTGTACTCTCTCTTCAAAAGCTAATAATTTTGATGATAGAATTCAAGAAATTAGAGGGATGGCCAGACGTGCACGCGAACTTGAGCAACAACAGTCTTCCTCATTCAATAGtgatagagaaaaaaatgagtTAAATGAGAACATGCAAAATGGGATGAAAAAAGGCAAGAGTCAAGAAGAGTTTCTGAGTTTTCCAAATAATCTTTCGGATGGAGATCCAGTGAAACCTGTATGCACTGTAAGCTCCCTATCCGTAATTGATTCTAAGGAAGAAGATACTGGATTCCTGGGTGAATTGTCAATTGGAAATGCTTCCAAAAAGAGTGAGACTTCTGCTAGGTCTTCGAGCTTGGAaaccacagaagatggaagaagcaGCAAATGGATTCCTGAGGAGAAAGAGTGTACTTCACACTTATTAGATGTGAAAGAAGTGATGCAATCAGACCTGGAAAATAAGCATTCGAAGGGTGATTCATGGGTCCCTCTAGGAATTAATGGAACCATGAGGCCCACATCTGTAGATGAACCTAAGATAGAAGATAGCAGCTTTTTGGGTGAAGTATCATCTGGGAATGCTGCAGAGTGTAGTGATTCTGGGAATCATAGTGTGTTTAGTATGGTAGCTTCTGAAACTGGGGAAAAAAATACATGGGATCTGGAAAAGATTGAAAAAACTATACACTCACCGGACATGAAAGAAGTGATGCAATCCCATGATACTAAGGATACATCAAATTCATTGGATACGATTTCTATTGGGATGAAGCCTAAGGTTATACGGTCAGTCAAGGAAGCCAGGGCGTACCTTTCCCAAAAACGTGCCAAAAAGGAGGATGACCTACATCCCCAAGTCAGAAATCTCCAAGAAAAAGATAATCTTGTTCCTGCTGCTGATCAAGATTTGAAGGTTAAGACAGGACCATTAAGTTACAAAAATAACAGTATGCTTGAAATTTCTATGATAGATGATACATCGGGTCTTACATCCATCAAGAATGCTCGTGAAGATTCTACCCAAAAGAAAACAGGAGTGGCTACTGATATTTCACAGTCCTTCCAAGTCAAAGTTGATGAGCCAGATGATGCACAAGAAAAGAATGAGGTGGATGATCTTAAGATGTTCGGAACTTCCCAGGATTCTACATGCAGTAATAGCAGTAAAGAGGCACCACTTCATAAAGACCAGGATAGTTGGATGGAGAAAAACTTTCATGAGTTTGAGCCCATTGTTTCAAAGATTAGAGATGGttttaaagaaaattatatGGTTGCTAAAGAAAAAGGTCATGACGAGTCACGTTTGATTGCTGACATAACACAGCTCGGGTCCAGTGATGATGACAGTGAACTTGAATGGATGAAAGATGATGGCCTCAAAGAAATTGTATTTCAGGTCCGAGAAAATGAGTTGGCTGGGCGGGATCCATTTCATCTGATGGACGCTGATGATAAGCGTGTATTCTTTAAGGGTCTTGAAAGGAAAGCTGAGATAGAGAATGCAAAGCTGTCGAATTTGCATGAGTGGATTCATTCAAGAGTTGAAAATATTGATTATGGTACAGGTATTTATTTTATCTGACTTTCTTCTGTTTCATTGCCATCATTGAGTGTATGTACAGCTGCTGTAGGATTATACCCTCGtataattttttcttagttATGTGTTATGCCCTATCCATACTCATATTCAACACAAATAACTTGGATTCCTCAGAAATGTGGAACTTGCTCTGGGCCaaatttttctactttcttttctAGTCACTTGTTCAAGTGTTCTGTGTACAAGTTCACAGTATAATCAGAGCATTAAATTTCATGCCAATACATTTGTTTGCTATTCCTGTAGATGGTATTAGCTTGTATGATCCACCAGAGAAAATCATGCCCCGCTGGAAGGGTCCACCAGTAGATAAAGATCCGGAATTTCTTAAAAACTTTTCAGAACAGAAGAAGTCATTTGTTGCTAGAAACGTGGGACACTCACCCTCCATGAATGAGGACGCACAAGATATGCTCCAGAAATCAGAAAAATCCCTATCCTCTGATGATATTTCCACTTCCTCACCTGTTTGCGATCAATGGAAGATATCCCAGGGTGATGTCTCTGCGAAGTTGAAGACGGTTATTGAGAGTAGTGATGGTTCCATTAGAGCTGGCAAAAAATCAGGTAAAGAGTACTGGCAACACACAAAGAAATGGTCCCGAGAGTTCCTAGAAGCTTACAATGCAGAGACAGATCCAGAGATTAAATCCATAATGAAGGATATGGGAAAGGATTTGGATCGATGGATCACTGAGGAAGAAATACAAGAAGCAGCTGATCTGATGACCAGGATACCCAAGAGGAAACGCAGATACATTGAAAAGAAACTCGACAGGCTCAAAAGAGAGATGGAAATGTTTGGACCACAGGCTGTAGTCAGTAAGTACCGTGAATAtacagaagagaaggaagaggattATCTGTGGTGGTTAGATCTTCCGCACATACTGGTAATTATCTGattcatttcctttctttgaATGAGAAAAAAGCACATTCTTAGCATATGCAAATTGCAGATTCTAGTCCGACTGGATTCAGGTTGCATGCATTTAGGTTTTCATCCCCTTTTTTGTTTAGCTAGAATGTACCTGACATTGATTGATCCTTAAGTACCTAGTAAGCTTTGTTTTTATCATAAACCATGACACTGTTTTTTATTATGCCTTAGACTAGGTCATTGTAATGCATCTTTGCTGCATTATATAATAGTTAAGACTTTCTAGAATTCTCTTGTGACTATATTTTTCTTCACATGAAGatcatatttaataaatatGTTACCCAATTACAGGTCCTCTGGGGTGACAATTCTTGGTCCATTCATGTGATAGCTTGTAAAAATTGTATCCATATGGCTATAGGGTAGTGGATTTAGCTTGTGCTCTCTCAGTTGGAAATTTCCATTATTCaccttttttcctcctcttttgtTGCTGCAGTGCATTGAACTGTACACAGTTCAAGATGGGGTTCAGAAAGTGGGATTTTATTCTTTGGAGATGGCTGCTGATCTAGAATTGGACCCGAAACAATACCATGTAATTGCTTTCGAGGATGCCCGAGATTCCAAAAACTTATGCTATATCATACAGGCTCATATGGATATGCTTGGAGATGGCCATGCTTTTGTTGTTGCCCGCCCACCTAAGGTAAACAGTCTtctttaataataataagcTTTAGGATTTTGCAGTTCATTTCTACTCGATCCCAAGTCATGTCCGTGACTATAATTCGTTGGGCATGTGTGAGGTTGTTCCCTGTTCCACCAAAGTTTTAGTGGTGGTGGCTCACAGCATATCAGTGGTGCTTAGCATTATAAAGCAGAGGTTCAATAGGTGGGCCCCACTCACAAGATTTGCTAGACCAGACATTAGCCAAACTGGATGATCTTAATTTCTTATACTGCTGGAGCTCTTGGATAGCCAAAGGGCATTTGCAACAGTTTTTGAGCTGTCAATTGTTGAGTTGTCTGATCAAGCTGATTATCAGCAAAACAACATAGGTCCACTGTTCAGAGTGAAAAAGTGCACACACATTGCTTCATATAGACTAGGTACTACCATTTCTAAGGCAGCGTGAGGACATTGATACCGAGTGTTGTTCATTCTGGAATCATGATCTGAACTTCACATTTTTCTTCTGTGGATAATTTAACGGTCCTTGTCCTTCTGTCTCCTCCCTAAGTTTTTATGGTGGTTCATTGGCATTTAATAGGAGAGgtcttcgatttttttttttttgtaaaataataattatttgtCTGTAGGATGCCTTTCGAGAAGCCAAGGCAGATGGTTTCAATGTTACTGTAATCAGAAAAGGGGAGCTCCAACTTAATGTGGATCAAGCACTTGAAGAGGTAGAAGAGCAAATAACTGAGATTGGGAGCAAGATGTACCATGATAAGATCATGCGTGAACGCTCTGTGGATATTGGCTCATTGATGAAGGGTGCTTTTGGTTCCAGCAAATCTACCAAGAGGTAACTTCCAACCTTTGGTGAAGGCATTCTACTTGTACTCTTTTGGATGAGATATCCTTGTCCGGGATAAGTTTCTCGTTGTTTGGTGAACTATGCGCTTGTTTTAATTCGTCAGTTTAGAAAAGTCAAATAGTTAATCTATGTGGTCTTTAACAGAGTAAAATGTACCATTTTTAAGTTCTATCTACAGTTTTGGTCATAATGGGATCTTATTTCCTTATGAACCATTTCTTTCTGCAGGCAGAGGTCCAAGCCGAAGCTAAGGGAACCAACCAAGCATTGATAGATGCTCAGGAAAAGGGTCACTAGGTTAGATTCATAACTAAATTTATGAGGCCATATGGTTTTGAGTGATGTAATAGCAATCAGGCCATGCCATCTACTTCGAAGGTGTCTTGAAGAAGAGCCGCTGTTGCCCCACTTGCTGGATTTTGGATGAAGAGGTCCTCGAATTGGGTGTTTTGTCCCCCATCAAATGTACAATCCCACATCTGAGTTGCGTCTTGTGATTCACAATCTATAGGTGTGAAGATAAACGAACTAAAGGTAATCAGTGAATCACAAGACCTATACATTGTACATATTTTATGTTTTGGTCAAGTTTTCATGTAACTTCTTTTGACGTGTTAGTCTCAGTTCTTTGCGTCATAATCGTTGTTTATATGAGGTTCGGTCTACCAATGCCTTTTTTGCATACTATAAATAAATGATATTCCTTCTATGTGTGAACTTCGTAAATGCCATTGGTCATTCGAACTTCTGTTGCTTCATGGATGCAGTTGCGGACTCACTTTTTTGAATCATGTTGAATTATGTAACTTTCATGAAGCATCCTTAACTGCTTCTCAATTCAAGAGGTTATTTTGATGGTCTTACACCATTATGCTATTAATCACAGTTTTGAGGGAGATGatgtgtttttctgttttgcttcttgttcttcttacTTCTTGTATTGACTGAAGAGTAATTGGATTCTTCAGATTGTTTCATAAGTTTTAAATAGAAATAACGGTTTTTCACTTGGAGATGAGCATGGTGATAATTGGGCTACATTTGGGAAACCTCTCTGGAAgtgatttcattgatttcttGCTCACCGGGAGCAGATTGTGAGCAGAATACTGTTCGGCATGCCACCTGTTTTTTCGCTCACAGAGCAATTCTGGTTAAAAAGTGCTCAGTGAACACTTTTGAcagaacaaatattttttttgcttttacgGTTCGCAAGAAAAGCTCCCTTGACTCGATTCTCATacccccccttctctctctctctctctctctctctctctactgagACACAAGAGCCCCAGGTAAGCCTCCGCCATGGCGGTCTTCATCCTCcacctctccccctctctccttTTATACCTCTTAGACGACTTGTGTTGTATCTCTCTCTAGTGGAACCGAGCTGGTCACATCCAGAGGATCCTCTTGTTCTGAGTAAGCGTTTTGTTGTTCTGTTTTTCTGTGGCAGGAGCTTCTCTTCTTCCATAAATGGCATGTGGAACAACCATGACTGCTGCTTCAAGGGCCTTCTTCTGCAGAAACAGGAagcacttcttcttcctctctataAGCCCAAGTTTCCCATTTATCCGCTGCAGCAACCGCCACATTTTCTTGCCTGAAAACTCCAAAAAAtgcttcttctttatctttatcTATATCTATCAGATGCATTCAATCCACTCAAGAAACTTTGGAGACAAGTGAGAAATGTGTCCTCTGTTTGCGGATGCAATGTTGTTGACATTCTTGAAGGAAGAGGTCTCCTTGAATCAATCACCAGCGAGAATCTCATGTCAGCTTGTTCCAAACCAAAGGTCAGTCCTCTGTGGTTTGCCTCCTACTACTGAAGCTTAAACGTGGGAAACTTGCTTGGTATTATTATACTATCTTGGTTTCGGGTAACAGTAAAAAAAGGGAGTACCAATTAGGTCCAAACTTAATTAATTAGCTAAAACTTAATTTCCTAACTTCAACTCATGCTGCTTGAAGTAGACCCATATATAATAGACAAAGATACAAGATAGAATGCATGAATCCAAACACAACCGTGCAGTGATCATTGGCAGATTTGGTTCTTTCTAAGATTTCCAGTAACACATTAACCTTCTTCCTGATAAAAGTGAAAGAAACAAAATCGTGACTCGTGAGCTTCTTCTCCAGgtagagagggggagagagagagggcgggGGCCTCGAGAGCTGTGAATCTCCAGCACATTTAAGTTCCAGTTTAAATTGAGACAATAAATTGATTGAGGTCGCTGGCATCGAGTCTCTGCAACTCCATCCAGACGATGTTTTTCTCACGGAGACGATGATCTCAACAGGGAAGAAGTGATGGATAGTGTTCTCGGCAttttcaagaacatcaaggaCCAGTGTTCGTAGCTGTCTTGTTGTTCGTGCTGTTATCGCCTTGTTTGCTAATCTGGGTGCCTGGTCGGAACCATTTCATTGAGTTCGACAACTTCCAGATCAGTGGGGTTATCGATTTTGGTTCACTCCATTCTCTACTTTACCCCATCTTCATCGTCTTCCTTGCTATTGGATTTCACATTTGCCTTGGTTGATCTTGATGATATAAACTTACATGGCATGACTACGTTAATGTTTGATTTCCTTCATTCCTTCCTTGCTTAGGGTTTCTGAGTTGCTTCACTTCCCTTGATATCTGCTAACGGTCTCGCTTTTACATCTCTCTTGTTCTCTTTGTGATCAATAGAATTCTGATATGCGTGACATGTTATCACAATTGATTTTAGTTTTCATTTGATTGATTTTGTGAGATaatacttcttttttcttctcaattgCTGTTTCAGATTGGAATAGCTGTATTTGCATTTCTATGGTCTTATTACATTACACTAAGGGAACTGATCTCATGTTCTTACCCATATGTTTTTGTTTGGGGAAGAATAAGGTGAATTCTTCAAGGACTTGTGATTATTCAATGGAGGAAGCTGGAAGCATATAACACTGGTTTCTATATTGTGGTTAAAACCTTACAGGCTAAAACATACAATTTAAGGactaaaaaatcaaaatgagtCCAACAGTCTGGAAATATTGTAATTTCTGGGCAGATTGGTTCATACTTCATAGCacattttattagttttttattgaAAGGAGGATCTTAACTTGAGTGGTGTAGTTTATCCCATTTCCACTGTGGGCCTTGTCCCGTTGGATTAGGTTGTTAGGGAGTTACAACAGTAATTTTCTCTAATTACATTAGAATGGTGGAATTTGAGTTTTGGTTGTTCTCTGACTCTTGACATATTGGCATCACA
It encodes the following:
- the LOC122085444 gene encoding uncharacterized protein LOC122085444 codes for the protein MGSLNAPILSKTGFCYKVPTFRPKSFSTNRGKIYALKSNQSDSNLFLKIQISCPPSFSNGVKSQIWSQFGRATRRRNSLRKKLTDEQQQVRDIRDSSNLQTPNGISTETNLNFGDSKDNSSGVLGDIVQSDTVTKPELISDSVFWSKLENWVDQYTKDEEFWGTGSGPIFTVFEDLDGNVESVLVDEDEILRRSRIEPRSFGKPEMRDHSTEVNLKISGANRLARDIETGKYKISKSSSIAKFVVSGKRSGLVGRLLLDALQPNLSRKISRLGFAMLCGSFMFWAIRRVLMPGNDVVELTREEKEMLRRKMKSRMEQEKMMAGTVEVLPNAPEPVMGSTDRPPLDKQELMNRIKKAKASKDRLTLLDSTCTLSSKANNFDDRIQEIRGMARRARELEQQQSSSFNSDREKNELNENMQNGMKKGKSQEEFLSFPNNLSDGDPVKPVCTVSSLSVIDSKEEDTGFLGELSIGNASKKSETSARSSSLETTEDGRSSKWIPEEKECTSHLLDVKEVMQSDLENKHSKGDSWVPLGINGTMRPTSVDEPKIEDSSFLGEVSSGNAAECSDSGNHSVFSMVASETGEKNTWDLEKIEKTIHSPDMKEVMQSHDTKDTSNSLDTISIGMKPKVIRSVKEARAYLSQKRAKKEDDLHPQVRNLQEKDNLVPAADQDLKVKTGPLSYKNNSMLEISMIDDTSGLTSIKNAREDSTQKKTGVATDISQSFQVKVDEPDDAQEKNEVDDLKMFGTSQDSTCSNSSKEAPLHKDQDSWMEKNFHEFEPIVSKIRDGFKENYMVAKEKGHDESRLIADITQLGSSDDDSELEWMKDDGLKEIVFQVRENELAGRDPFHLMDADDKRVFFKGLERKAEIENAKLSNLHEWIHSRVENIDYGTDGISLYDPPEKIMPRWKGPPVDKDPEFLKNFSEQKKSFVARNVGHSPSMNEDAQDMLQKSEKSLSSDDISTSSPVCDQWKISQGDVSAKLKTVIESSDGSIRAGKKSGKEYWQHTKKWSREFLEAYNAETDPEIKSIMKDMGKDLDRWITEEEIQEAADLMTRIPKRKRRYIEKKLDRLKREMEMFGPQAVVSKYREYTEEKEEDYLWWLDLPHILCIELYTVQDGVQKVGFYSLEMAADLELDPKQYHVIAFEDARDSKNLCYIIQAHMDMLGDGHAFVVARPPKDAFREAKADGFNVTVIRKGELQLNVDQALEEVEEQITEIGSKMYHDKIMRERSVDIGSLMKGAFGSSKSTKRQRSKPKLREPTKH